From the genome of Lawsonella clevelandensis, one region includes:
- a CDS encoding sugar O-acetyltransferase, whose product MGLHLERMLAGEWYNPAKDPDLADAYMECQRELARFNATGVEEDALRAEILRGLWGEFGEGSVVRQPLVCEFGFNIRVGRGCFVNFDVLFLDTNTVTLGDGVQVGSRVQFVTPIHPVDDVEMRAAGWERSAPIVVGDNVWIAAGVTVCAGVTIEENSVIGAGSVVTRDIPANVLAVGTPCRPVRELHRPGEPGIPMLDA is encoded by the coding sequence ATGGGTTTGCATTTAGAGCGTATGTTGGCCGGTGAGTGGTACAACCCCGCCAAGGATCCAGATTTGGCGGACGCGTATATGGAGTGTCAGCGGGAGCTGGCACGGTTCAACGCCACGGGGGTGGAGGAGGATGCGCTGCGGGCGGAGATTCTGCGTGGCTTGTGGGGGGAGTTCGGGGAGGGGTCGGTTGTGCGGCAGCCACTGGTGTGCGAGTTCGGGTTCAATATCCGTGTGGGGCGGGGCTGTTTTGTGAATTTTGATGTGCTGTTCTTGGATACGAATACAGTGACGTTGGGGGATGGTGTACAGGTGGGGTCCCGAGTGCAATTTGTGACGCCGATTCACCCGGTTGATGATGTGGAGATGCGGGCTGCTGGGTGGGAGCGGTCTGCGCCGATTGTGGTGGGGGACAATGTGTGGATTGCGGCGGGGGTGACGGTGTGCGCGGGGGTGACGATTGAGGAGAATAGTGTGATTGGGGCGGGCAGTGTGGTGACGCGTGATATTCCGGCGAATGTGCTGGCGGTGGGTACACCGTGTCGGCCAGTGCGGGAGCTGCACCGGCCGGGGGAACCGGGGATTCCGATGTTGGACGCCTAG
- a CDS encoding cytochrome c biogenesis CcdA family protein, whose translation MSTIGILGAFLGGILTLISPCSALLLPAFFAYAFDGFGKLITRTGLFYLGLCITLVPLGAGLGKVGSLFDSIRPSIMLFAGILIIIFGIMTVFGKGFAFQPAQDAVGKLSGTNAVSVLLLGCVYGLASFCSGPILGSILTVAVAGGSALYGMVLMAIYALGMAIPLFILAILWERFDLSHKKWLRGKELTWGPITTNTTSIVSGVLFILIGGLFLGTDGTAGLSGIAGWDSQFNAELWATHVGNSSTDLIVLLVVLVLLLIALAAYIVRRKRGGDGAEPLAGQIDASEVADKLDQLEASSAGASSTGTSAALAGDGTTPSRD comes from the coding sequence GTGAGCACTATCGGTATCCTGGGAGCCTTCCTAGGCGGCATCCTCACCCTCATCAGCCCCTGCTCCGCACTGCTTCTCCCCGCTTTCTTCGCCTACGCCTTCGACGGCTTCGGTAAACTCATCACCCGCACCGGCCTCTTCTACCTCGGCCTCTGCATCACCCTCGTGCCGCTAGGCGCCGGCCTGGGCAAAGTCGGCTCCCTCTTCGACTCCATCCGACCCAGCATCATGCTGTTCGCCGGCATCCTCATCATCATCTTTGGCATCATGACGGTGTTCGGAAAAGGCTTCGCCTTCCAACCCGCCCAAGACGCCGTTGGTAAACTCTCCGGCACCAACGCCGTCAGCGTCCTGCTGCTGGGATGCGTCTACGGCCTAGCCAGCTTCTGCTCCGGCCCTATCCTCGGCAGCATCCTCACCGTGGCGGTAGCCGGCGGCAGCGCCCTCTACGGCATGGTACTGATGGCCATCTACGCCCTCGGCATGGCCATCCCCCTGTTCATCCTGGCCATCCTGTGGGAACGTTTCGACCTGTCCCACAAGAAATGGCTGCGCGGCAAAGAACTGACGTGGGGACCCATCACCACCAACACCACCTCTATTGTGTCCGGGGTGCTGTTCATCCTGATCGGCGGACTTTTCCTGGGGACCGATGGCACCGCCGGGCTGAGCGGCATCGCCGGATGGGACAGCCAATTCAATGCGGAACTGTGGGCGACCCACGTGGGCAACTCCTCCACCGACCTGATTGTGCTTCTGGTGGTCCTGGTGCTGCTGCTCATCGCGCTCGCGGCCTATATTGTGCGGCGCAAGCGCGGCGGTGACGGTGCGGAACCACTGGCCGGACAGATAGATGCCAGCGAAGTTGCCGACAAACTGGACCAGCTGGAAGCCAGCTCGGCAGGCGCGAGCTCGACGGGCACCAGCGCAGCCCTGGCCGGCGACGGGACCACGCCCTCACGCGACTAG
- a CDS encoding thermonuclease family protein encodes MGWSKLGSPDRYGRMLAYVWLGHTLHNLELIHYGYAHEATYAGPYRYQTEFKAAEKDARDHNRGLWNPSVCPQR; translated from the coding sequence GTGGGGTGGTCGAAGCTGGGAAGCCCCGACCGTTATGGAAGAATGCTCGCCTACGTATGGTTAGGACATACCCTCCACAACCTGGAGCTCATTCACTATGGCTACGCACATGAAGCCACCTACGCAGGTCCCTACCGCTACCAGACAGAGTTTAAAGCGGCAGAAAAAGATGCCCGAGACCACAACCGAGGACTATGGAACCCGAGCGTCTGCCCACAAAGATAA
- a CDS encoding glutathione peroxidase, with translation MSSFYSQNFQVHTTAGGTVNLDDFSGKVLLVVNTASKCGFTPQFDGLERLYQEYKDRGFYIIGFPCNQFAQQDPGTNQEISEFCRLNYGVSFPMMAKVDVNGDNESPVYTYLKSEKKGVLASKIKWNFTKFLIGRDGTVLKRYSPTTDPSKIASDIEAALAQ, from the coding sequence GTGAGCAGCTTCTACAGCCAGAATTTCCAGGTTCACACCACTGCCGGCGGCACCGTCAACCTCGACGATTTCTCCGGGAAAGTGCTACTGGTGGTCAACACGGCCTCCAAATGTGGATTTACCCCACAATTTGATGGGCTGGAGCGCCTCTACCAGGAATACAAGGACCGCGGCTTCTACATTATTGGCTTCCCCTGCAACCAATTTGCCCAGCAGGACCCGGGCACCAACCAGGAAATTAGCGAATTCTGCCGCCTCAACTACGGCGTTAGCTTCCCCATGATGGCCAAAGTAGATGTGAACGGAGACAACGAATCTCCCGTCTACACCTACCTGAAGTCTGAGAAGAAGGGGGTACTGGCCAGCAAGATCAAGTGGAATTTCACCAAGTTCCTCATTGGCCGCGACGGCACCGTCTTGAAGCGCTACTCCCCCACCACCGATCCTTCCAAGATCGCCTCCGACATTGAGGCAGCACTAGCCCAGTAA
- a CDS encoding GntR family transcriptional regulator yields the protein MIITINPHSAIPIFQQIHDRIVEAIAQGTIRPGEQLTPVRSLAMDFGINPATVKKSYDLLKAEGIITTSMREGSVVVGNTTPHPDHVAQFQKELTTLLAKAHCQGVGAADISTQVNRVLESFPTMTEEKGV from the coding sequence ATGATCATCACCATCAACCCACATTCTGCGATACCCATTTTCCAGCAGATTCACGACCGCATTGTGGAGGCAATTGCCCAGGGCACTATCCGCCCCGGCGAACAGCTGACTCCAGTGCGGTCACTAGCTATGGATTTCGGGATCAACCCCGCGACGGTAAAGAAGTCCTATGACCTGCTGAAAGCAGAAGGCATTATCACCACATCAATGCGGGAAGGAAGCGTAGTGGTGGGGAATACCACTCCGCACCCAGATCATGTTGCACAGTTCCAAAAGGAGTTAACGACCTTATTGGCGAAGGCTCACTGCCAAGGTGTTGGTGCTGCCGACATAAGCACACAGGTCAACAGGGTCTTGGAATCATTTCCTACGATGACGGAAGAGAAGGGCGTATAG
- a CDS encoding type II toxin-antitoxin system HicA family toxin — protein MVKEQKYRTVTSFLQENGWKLLRQGKGSHEIWWHPGSGDRVIVPHHKNISAGVLQGIGKHIPLPKEWR, from the coding sequence ATGGTGAAAGAACAAAAGTACCGGACGGTTACTAGTTTTCTTCAAGAAAACGGATGGAAGCTTCTCCGGCAAGGAAAGGGTAGCCATGAAATATGGTGGCACCCGGGTTCCGGAGACCGGGTTATTGTTCCGCATCATAAAAATATTTCGGCAGGCGTTTTACAAGGAATTGGAAAGCATATTCCTCTTCCGAAAGAATGGAGGTAG
- a CDS encoding DUF5808 domain-containing protein, producing MSTVLSALLFAIIPLLWLSLPALVPHNSPLGVSVPVAHRDDPVVGVGWRRFHTTNAVVAVVLAAVVVVCGLVLPEHQAVVVLSVLVMVQVLSLVPIWWWAGQVIRREKAKKNWFEDARVEVAGSLTPGTPANAMPRVPVPWPLYVGAYAVTALTALVLWLRWDAIPASIPDPDGTAGAVVAKSVSTVFGPVFFTLGLVTVLLLAAVVVAFNPGRFRTATSPSARLRAGLLFEALQQDLGWVTVCYSLGLSALTLSVMPPFADATNAVTFVGMALLLAPIAAMLAHMVRVARSVPVDPDDADGRNQDEFYRLGLFYVNKNDPAMFVDRRAGVGLDINWGNPRGVLLALGFFVAVVVLISLPAFFW from the coding sequence ATGTCCACTGTATTGTCTGCGCTACTATTTGCGATTATTCCGCTGCTATGGCTCAGTTTGCCAGCACTAGTCCCTCACAACAGTCCGCTAGGTGTGAGCGTGCCGGTAGCACACCGAGATGATCCCGTTGTTGGTGTTGGCTGGCGCCGCTTCCATACGACAAACGCTGTGGTGGCCGTAGTGCTGGCTGCGGTTGTTGTAGTGTGCGGGCTTGTTCTACCGGAGCATCAGGCTGTTGTGGTGTTGTCTGTTCTAGTGATGGTACAGGTACTATCTTTGGTGCCTATCTGGTGGTGGGCTGGCCAAGTGATTCGCCGGGAGAAGGCGAAAAAGAACTGGTTTGAAGATGCCCGCGTGGAGGTTGCGGGGTCGTTGACACCCGGCACACCTGCCAATGCGATGCCGCGAGTGCCGGTGCCGTGGCCGCTCTATGTAGGAGCGTATGCGGTGACGGCCCTTACCGCACTGGTGTTGTGGCTGCGGTGGGATGCGATTCCGGCTTCGATACCAGACCCAGATGGTACCGCTGGTGCTGTGGTGGCGAAAAGTGTGAGCACTGTGTTTGGTCCCGTCTTTTTTACTCTCGGGCTAGTAACCGTACTGCTGCTGGCGGCAGTAGTTGTGGCGTTTAACCCTGGGCGATTCCGCACCGCCACCTCACCATCCGCACGGCTACGCGCGGGATTGTTATTTGAGGCACTGCAGCAGGATTTGGGGTGGGTGACGGTGTGCTACTCCCTCGGGCTGAGTGCGCTGACGTTGTCAGTGATGCCACCGTTTGCGGATGCGACGAATGCGGTAACGTTTGTTGGTATGGCGCTACTCCTGGCACCTATTGCAGCAATGCTGGCACACATGGTGAGGGTAGCCCGATCTGTACCGGTGGACCCGGATGATGCGGATGGCCGTAACCAAGATGAGTTCTACCGGTTGGGCCTGTTTTACGTGAACAAGAATGATCCGGCGATGTTCGTGGATCGACGGGCAGGCGTTGGTCTAGATATCAACTGGGGCAACCCGCGCGGTGTACTGCTAGCACTGGGTTTCTTCGTGGCAGTAGTGGTGTTGATCTCCTTGCCAGCTTTCTTCTGGTAG
- a CDS encoding DsbA family protein: MTDKPADERKRRAARRRAAQRQRKAGGLNWRSWEPWVLITIVVAIVAVIVTLIVTTNSNKNNLSSPEAQIDPGRFSSDSYGLAHRRNDGLSIGDLDAPVVLIDYGDLRCPYCAKWMEQVEPELVDKYVRTGKLRIEFRNMVLFDQPSLLGARAVIAAAQQGKGYALMQKIYSTMPHKGHGEITVPLVRKWAEELQLKDIDHFMKDAQSTKFDAQIAEGKQEAHSMGFQSVPAFLINGYPVLGARDTQTYIDIIESALLALDK, translated from the coding sequence ATGACCGATAAGCCCGCCGACGAGCGGAAGCGGCGCGCCGCCCGACGCCGCGCCGCACAACGTCAACGCAAAGCCGGAGGGCTCAACTGGCGCAGCTGGGAACCCTGGGTGCTCATCACCATTGTGGTGGCCATCGTCGCCGTCATCGTCACCCTCATCGTTACCACCAACAGCAACAAGAACAACCTCTCCTCCCCCGAGGCGCAGATCGACCCCGGCCGCTTCTCCAGCGACTCCTACGGGCTCGCCCACCGCCGCAACGACGGCCTGTCCATCGGCGACCTCGACGCCCCCGTCGTCCTGATCGACTACGGCGACCTCCGCTGCCCCTACTGCGCTAAGTGGATGGAACAGGTAGAACCCGAACTGGTGGACAAATACGTGCGCACCGGAAAACTCCGCATCGAATTCCGCAATATGGTGCTGTTCGACCAGCCATCCCTGCTGGGTGCGCGTGCCGTCATAGCTGCCGCACAACAAGGCAAAGGCTACGCGCTGATGCAGAAGATCTACTCCACCATGCCCCACAAAGGCCACGGGGAGATCACCGTGCCGCTGGTGCGGAAGTGGGCGGAAGAACTGCAGCTGAAAGACATCGACCACTTCATGAAGGACGCCCAATCCACCAAGTTCGATGCGCAGATTGCGGAAGGCAAGCAGGAGGCACACTCTATGGGCTTCCAGTCTGTGCCGGCATTTCTCATCAACGGCTACCCGGTGCTGGGGGCCCGCGACACACAAACCTACATTGACATCATCGAATCCGCGCTGCTAGCCCTCGACAAGTAG